From Diospyros lotus cultivar Yz01 chromosome 4, ASM1463336v1, whole genome shotgun sequence, a single genomic window includes:
- the LOC127799815 gene encoding LOW QUALITY PROTEIN: uncharacterized protein At3g28850-like (The sequence of the model RefSeq protein was modified relative to this genomic sequence to represent the inferred CDS: inserted 1 base in 1 codon; deleted 4 bases in 2 codons) — protein sequence PGEPETINAWXLMDGLEDISPLRPAHNFRSFSFHLAPNGNSLPKQIWLEMDDNDQSTSNSNATSIISEFDPEVISTFREVLEELPPASPFRVNPRIENQPTIAGSVSPLEDEKKFKGDTGKLNKERVILYYTSLRGVRKTYEDCCHVRVILKGTGVRVDERDVSMHSGFKEELRELLGGGFASGGLPRVFLGKNYIGGAEEIRRMHEEGQLEKLLDCCEMVDDGGAGAGVCEACGDIRFVPCETCSGSCKIFYEEEEEEEEEEEEEECDRGSEYGFQRCPYCNENGIIRCPICCD from the exons CCCGGTGAGCCGGAAACGATCAACGCCT GATTGATGGACGGTCTCGAAGACATTAGCCCTCTTCGCCCTGCCCACAATTTCCGAAGCTTTTCCTTTCATCTTGCTCCCAATGGCAACTCACTGCCGAAGCAAATCTGGCTTGAGATGGATGATAATGATCAGTCGACCTCAAATTCAAATGCAACGTCTATAATCTCAGAGTTTGATCCCGAGGTCATTTCCACTTTCAGGGAAGTCCTCGAAGAGCTCCCTCCGGCGAGCCCGTTTCGCGTCAATCCACGG ATCGAAAACCAGCCGACCATCGCCGGAAGTGTCTCGCCATTGGAGGACGAGAAGAAGTTCAAGGGCGACACTGGGAAGTTGAATAAAGAGAGGGTAATTTTGTACTACACAAGCCTGCGAGGGGTGAGGAAAACATACGAGGATTGTTGCCATGTTCGGGTGATTCTGAAAGGGACCGGCGTGCGAGTCGACGAGAGAGACGTTTCGATGCATTCGGGGTTCAAGGAGGAGCTAAGAGAGCTTCTGGGAGGTGGGTTCGCCAGCGGCGGCTTGCCGAGGGTGTTCCTGGGGAAAAACTACATCGGCGGGGCTGAGGAAATCCGGCGGATGCACGAGGAGGGCCAGCTCGAGAAGCTGCTGGATTGCTGCGAAATGGTGGATGACGGCGGCGCTGGCGCCGGCGTGTGTGAGGCGTGTGGTGATATAAGGTTTGTGCCATGCGAGACGTGTTCAGGGAGCTGCAAGATCTTctacgaagaagaagaagaagaagaagaa gaagaagaagaagaagaatgtgaTCGTGGGAGTGAATATGGCTTCCAAAGATGCCCATATTGCAATGAAAATGGGATCATCCGCTGCCCTATTTGCTGTGATTGA